The Erwinia billingiae Eb661 nucleotide sequence GCATCGAGCTGGAAATGCGGACTGACCATAAAGAGCTGGCTGAGCATCTGATGCTGGTTGACCTGGCGCGTAACGACCTGGCCCGGATTTGTGAACCCGGCAGCCGCTACGTTGCCGACCTGACCAAAGTCGACCGCTACTCGTTTGTGATGCATCTGGTGTCACGCGTGGTGGGAACCCTGCGTGAAGATCTGGATGTGCTGCACGCTTACAGCGCCTGCATGAATATGGGCACGCTGAGCGGCGCGCCGAAAGTGCGTGCGATGCAGCTGATTGCCGGCGCGGAAGGCACCCGTCGCGGTAGCTACGGTGGCGCGGTGGGCTACTTCACCGCCAGCGGCGATCTGGATACCTGTATTGTTATCCGTTCAGCCTATGTGGAAGACGGCGTGGCAACGGTTCAAGCCGGCGCCGGCGTGGTTCTGGACTCTGTGCCTCAGGCTGAAGCCGATGAGAGCCGCAATAAAGCTCGCGCAGTGTTGCGCGCTATCGCAACCGCACATCACTGCAAGGAGATTTTCTGATGGCCGATATTCTGCTGCTCGACAATATTGACTCGTTTACTTACAACCTCGTCGACCAGTTACGCGCCTTTGGCCATAACGTGGTGATTTATCGGAACAACGTGCCTGCAGATACGCTGATTGAACGCCTGCAGAGCATGGAAAATCCGGTGCTGATGTTGTCACCGGGCCCTGGCGCGCCGTCTGAAGCGGGCTGCATGCCAGAAATGCTGACCCGCCTGCGCGGCCGCCTGCCGATTATCGGCATTTGTTTGGGTCATCAGGCGATTGTGGAGGCTTACGGCGGCCATGTGGGCCAGGCAGGCGAAATCCTGCACGGTAAGGCGTCGGCGATTGCGCATGACGATTGCGGCATGTTTGCCGGGTTGACCAACCCACTGCCCGTCGCCCGCTATCACTCGCTGGTCGGCAGTAACGTGCCAGAAGAGCTGACGGTTAACGCCACCTTTAACGGCATGGTGATGGCTGTTCGTCACGATAAGGACCGGGTTTGTGGCTTTCAGTTCCATCCGGAATCCATTCTCACCACGCAAGGCGCAATTTTGCTGGAACAAACACTCGCCTGGGCGCTGGCGTAAAACAAGGAGACACTGATGAACGCTATTCTTGAAAAACTTTACCAGGCCAACACCCTGACGCAGGCGGAAAGCCACCAGCTGTTTTCAGCGATTATTACCGGACAGCTGGAACCCACTCAGTTGGCCGCCGCGCTGATTGCGATGAAAGTCCGCGGCGAACGTCCGGAAGAAATTGCCGGTGCCGCAACCGCACTGCTGGAAGATGCGAAACCCTTCCCGCGCCCGGAGTATGCCTTTGCCGATATCGTCGGTACCGGTGGTGACGGCAGCAACAGCATTAATATTTCGACCGCCAGCGCCTTTGTGGCCGCGGCCTGCGGCCTGAAAGTCGCCAAGCACGGTAACCGCAGCGTCTCCAGCAAATCCGGTTCCTCTGATTTGCTGGCCGCTTTCGGCATCAGTCTGGATCTGCCGGCTGAGCAGGCTCGTCAGGCGCTGGATGATCTGAATGTCTGCTTCCTGTTTGCGCCGCAGTATCACACCGGCTTCCGCCATGCGATGCCGGTTCGCCAGCAGTTAAAGACCCGCACAATATTCAACGTGCTTGGTCCGCTGATTAACCCGGCGCGTCCGCCGCTGGCGGTGATTGGCGTTTACAGCCCTGAGCTGGTGCTGCCGATTGCGCAGACATTGAAAGTGTTAGGCTATCAGCGTGCTGCGGTGGTTCACGGCGGCGGCATGGATGAAGTGGCGTTGCACAGCGCAACCCACGTTGCAGAACTGCGCGAAGGCGAAATTACCAGCTACCAGCTGACGCCAGAAGACTTTGGTCTGAACAGCTATCCGCAGGAGGCGCTGGCAGGCGGAACGCCGGAAGAAAACCGTGACATTCTGACCCGATTACTCCAGGGTAAAGGCGAGCGCGCGCACGAAGAAGCGGTTGCCGCTAACGTCGCTCTGCTATTGAAAATTTTTGGTCATGAAGATTTACGTGAGAATGCTCAGCACGCGCTGCGCACCATACGGAGTGGTCAGGCTTACGAGCGCGTTGTCGCTCTGGCAGCAAGAGGATAATCATGCAGGAAACCGTACTGAATAAAATTGTGCAGGACAAAGCGGTCTGGTTGAGCGAACGCCAGCAACAGCAGCCGCTGTCCTCCTTTCAAAATGACGTCAAACCGTCCACCCGCAGCTTTTACCATGCGCTGCAGGGCGCCAGGACCGTTTTCATTCTTGAATGCAAAAAAGCCTCGCCGTCCAAAGGGCTGATCCGCGAAGACTTTGATCCTGCGACCATCGCCGGGATCTACAAGCACTACGCGTCTGCGGTTTCAGTACTGACCGACGAGAAATATTTCCAGGGAAGTTTTGATTTCCTGCCAATCGTCAGTGCCGCGATCACCCAACCGGTACTGTGCAAAGACTTTATGATCGATCCGTATCAGGTGTACCTGGCACGTTTCTATCAGGCAGATGCCATCTTACTGATGCTTTCAGTATTGAATGATGACCAGTACCGCCAGCTAGCGGCCGTGGCCCACAGCCTGAATATGGGCGTGCTGACGGAAGTGATCAGTGATGAAGAGCTTGAACGCGCTACCGCATTAGGCGCGAAAGTCATCGGCATCAACAACCGCGATTTGCGCGACCTGTCGATCGATCTGGACCGCACGCGTCGCCTCGCGCCTAAAGTGGCGCATGGCGTTACGGTGATCAGTGAATCCGGTATTAACCGTTATTCTCAGGTGCGCGACCTTAGCCACTTTGCTAACGGCTTCCTGATTGGCTCTGCCCTGATGTCCGAAGACGACCTCTCTGCTGCGATTCGCAGGGTGATGCTCGGTGACAACAAGGTCTGTGGGTTGACGCGTGAAGAAGATGCCCGCAGCGCGCATGAAGCCGGAGCCATTTACGGTGGGCTGATCTTCGCCGAAGGTTCTCCTCGTCAGGTTGATGTTGAGCAGGCCCGTCTGGTCATGGCTGGCGCACCGCTGAAGTACGTTGGCGTGTTCCGTAATAACACCGTCAGTGACATTGTCACTTATGCTAATGCGCTTAACCTGCAGGCGGTGCAACTGCACGGCGATGAAGACCAGACGTTTGTTGCCGCCTTGCGCGCCGAACTGCCTGAAACGGTGAAGATCTGGAAAGCCTTCAGCATCAAAGAATCGCTCCCTGCCCGTGACTGGCCACACATCGATCGTTACGTGTTGGATAACGGTAACGGCGGCAGCGGCAAACGCTTTGACTGGTCCCTGCTGCAGGGCGAATCGCTGAACAATGTGCTGCTTGCCGGTGGTCTGGGTGCAGACAACTGTGTTGAAGCCGCCCAGCTCGGCTGTGCCGGTCTTGATTTCAATTCCGGGGTGGAAAGTGCCCCTGGAATTAAAGATGCCTCGAAGATTGCCTCGGTGTTCCATACCCTGAAGGCGTACTGACCGTTGGGGCGGCGACAAACTGCGGCCCCTGTAACGATAAGAGAAGCGAAATGACCTTATTAAATCCCTATTTTGGTGAGTTTGGCGGCATGTATGTGCCGCAAATCCTGATGCCAGCCCTGAATCAGCTGGAAGAAGCCTTTGTCAGCGCCCAGCGCGACCCGGAATTTCAGGCTGAATTTACCGACCTGCTGAAAAACTATGCCGGTCGCCCTACCGCGCTGACGCTGTGTAAGAACCTTACCGCGGGCACCAAAACCCGTTTATACCTGAAACGTGAAGATTTGCTGCACGGTGGCGCGCACAAGACCAACCAGGTTTTGGGACAGGCGTTGCTGGCCAAGCGCATGGGCAAAACCGAAATCATCGCGGAGACCGGCGCCGGACAGCACGGCGTTGCTTCCGCCTTAGCCAGTGCGTTACTTGGTCTGAAATGCCGCATTTATATGGGCGCCAAGGACATCGAACGTCAGTCGCCTAACGTCTTCAGAATGCGTCTGATGGGTGCAGAAGTGATCCCGGTACACAGCGGTTCGTCAACGCTGAAAGATGCCTGTAATGAGGCGCTGCGCGACTGGTCCGGCAGCTATGATACCGCACACTATATGCTTGGCACCGCTGCAGGCCCGCACCCGTTCCCCACTATCGTTCGCGAATTCCAGCGCATGATTGGTGAAGAGACTAAAGCGCAGATCCTCGATCGCGAAGGTCGCCTGCCGGATGCGGTGATCGCCTGTGTCGGTGGCGGCTCGAACGCTATCGGAATGTTTGCTGATTTCATCGATGACGCGTCGGTCGGCTTGATTGGTGTCGAGCCAGCCGGTCACGGTATTGAGTCTGGTGAGCACGGCGCGCCGTTAAAACATGGCCGCGTGGGCATCTACTTTGGCATGAAGTCGCCAATGATGCAGACCGAGGATGGACAGATTGAAGAGTCCTACTCCATTTCTGCAGGCCTCGACTTCCCTTCAGTCGGCCCGCAGCACGCCTATCTGAACAGCATTGGTCGTGCGGAATATGTTTCGATTACCGATGATGAAGCGATGGATGCCTTTAAAATCCTCTGTCGCAGCGAAGGTATCATCCCGGCGCTGGAATCTTCCCACGCCCTTGCCCACGCCTTGAAAATGATGCGTGACGCGCCAGAGAAAGAACAGCTTCTGGTGGTAAATCTTTCCGGACGCGGCGATAAAGATATCTTCACCGTTCATGACATTCTGACCGCTAAGGGAGAAATTTAATGGAGCGTTACGACCTGCTTTTTAAACGCCTTGCTGAGAAGAAAGAAGGTGCGTTTGTCCCTTTCGTGACGCTGGGCGATCCCACGCCGGAACTCTCCCTGCAGATCATTGATGCGCTGGTAGAAGGCGGCGCAGATGCGCTGGAGTTAGGCATCCCATTCTCGGATCCGCTGGCGGATGGACCCACGATTCAAGGTGCAGCCCTGCGTGCCTTCGCGGCCGGCGTGACACCGTCACAATGCTTTGAAATGCTGAAAACCATTCGCCAGAAATATCCGGAGATCCCGATTGGTCTGTTGATGTACGCCAACCTGGTGTTCTCCAACGGCATCGATAACTTCTATGCGCGTTGCGAAGAAGTGGGTGTGGATTCGGTGCTGGTCGCCGACGTGCCGATTGAAGAGTCTGCTCCGTTCCGTCAGTCAGCCATGCGTCACAACGTAGCACCGATCTTTATCTGTCCGCCTAACGCCAGTGATGACCTGCTGCGTGAGATTGCTTCTCATGGCCGTGGCTACACCTACCTGCTGTCCCGTGCGGGCGTAACCGGCACGGAAAGCCGTGGCGTCAGCCATTCGCTGCAGCATCTGGTGGATAAACTGCACGAGTATCATGCCGCTCCTCCCATTCAGGGCTTTGGTATCTCTGAGCCAGGCCAGGTCACAGAGGCGCTGCAGGCCGGTGCCGCCGGTGCTATCTCGGGTTCTGCCGTGGTGAAGATCATCGAGAAAAACCATGCCAACCCACCGGTGATGCTGGCTGAACTGAAGGCTTTCGTCAGCTCGCTGAAAGCGGCCACGCGTTAATTTGCCTTAAATGCCTTATCCGTCCGGGTAAGGCATTATTTTTTCACTCTTTATTACATCCTGCGCTGGAAATATTCCGGACTCTGGCTAAGCTTCTGAGACAGAGAGATTCTGTACACACGGCTTAAGCCAAATAGTGAATGACAGGGAGATTACAATGAAGTTGTTTAAAGTCCTGACGGGTATGGTTATTGCGGCTGTTGTCGCTATCACAGTCAGCGCCTGTGCGCCTACGCCAACGAAAGAAGGCACCGGCGGTTACCTCGATGACACCGTGATTACCACTAAAGTGAAATCCGAACTGCTTAATGCTAAAGACCTGAAATCTACTGAGATCAACGTAGAAACCTTTAAGGGTCGCGTACAGCTGAGCGGCTTCGTTTCCAGCTCAGCAGCAGCTAACCGTGCGGTGCAGGTGACCCGTACTGTTAAAGGCGTTACCGCTGTAACCAACAATATGCAGATTAAGTAATTTTTGTCTGCTGAAAACAAAAGGCGCTGATTAGCGCCTTTTTTCATTTTGAGCAGCAGATTAGAAACGGTAGCCCGCACCGAAGAAGAACACCACCGGGTTGATGCGCGTATCGATGCTCTGATGGCCGGCAGGGGAATCAAAGCCGACTTTGGTGTCGATGTCCATGTACCACACCGACGCATTCAGCATCCAGTCCGGGGTCAGCTGATAATCCAGGCCCACCTGACCGGCGAGTCCCCACGAGTTTTTCACGCTCAGATTACTTAATCCTGCGTCACGACCTGTCTGGTTGAAATCGTTATCATAGAACATAGTGTAGTTAACACCGATGCCCATATACGGCTGTACTTTGCTGGTATTGCCCATGAAATACCATTGTGCCATCAGCGTTGGCGGCAGCTGATGAACGGTAGCCAGCGTCCCGGTAGCACCCAGGCCGACCTTATGGCGGAACGGCGTCGCGCCAAGCAGTTCAATACCAATGTTGTCGGTCGCCATATAGGTAAACGTCAACCCAAGCTGGGTATTATTACTGACGTCGAATTCTCCGAGGCCAAGCACGTTATCCGATCCACCGGTAGGTCGAACCGTGGCAGAGCCTGCACGCATAAAGAAATCCCCTGCCTGATGAGCAGAAGCCGCCACGGGCAGTAATGCCACCACCGCCAGAACCAACGCTTTCACTTTCATATCCACTCCTTTGCAAAAAAATACGCTATCGCGCAATCGTTGTTTTTATTGGCGACAGTTTTACGTTAATTTTTGCAAAGATCACCCAAATCAATTCTTTCAAAGTCCTTAAAAAACATAGAGTTGATTTAGATCAATTTTCTGGCTTTATTCAACACCGCGTCGCCAGTCTTTCCCCTCTGCGGGTCAAATCACGGTAAATTGGAGTGCGCTGAAAAATGCGCTTTACTGACCGCTAATACCTTCTTTAATCGAAAGTTATGTAAGTCAGGGTGCCAGGTTGCCCGCAGACCATGTACAATCGCCGGATCGCAATAATCGGCTGTTCAAGGAGTCTACATGTCATTCACGGCAGGTTCGTTATACCGTGACACGGGGAATTTTTTCCGCCATCAACTGGTTACCATCATTCTGATGGCACTGCTCACCTCTTTTATTACCGTGCTGATTGGTCATGCGCTCACGCCTGGCGCCGATCAGTTATCGATCCTGACCGACGGTGACAATGGTTCTGGCATGAGCCTGATCGAAATGGTGCAAAATATGTCGCCCGATCAGCAACGCGTCCTGCTGAAAGCCTCTGCGGCCGGCACCTTTGCCTCGCTGGTAGGCAACACTTTGCTGCTCGGCGGTATGCTCAGCCTGCTGCCGATGGTGTCAGCCGGTCAGCGCGTCAGTGCACTGCGTGCGATTGGTGCCTCTGCGCCGACGCTGCCACGCTTGCTGCTGCTGGTGTTCCTGATGACGCTGATTATTCAGCTTGGGTTTATGGCGCTGGTTGTACCCGGACTAATTCTGGCCGTGGTGCTGTCGCTGGCACCGGTGATCCTGTCAACAGAGAAGGTCGGTATCTTTGCCGCCATGCGGACCAGTACCCGTCTGGTATGGAGCCAGATGAAGGTGGTTGCTCCGGCGATTGCCGTCTGGCTGCTGGCTAAAGTGGTGGTGCTGTTCCTCGCCTCTTCACTGACCATCCTGCCGGCCAATGTCGCCTCGGTGGTACTGAACGCGCTCAGTAACCTTGTCTCAGCGATACTGATCATTTACCTCTATCGCCTGTATATGCTATTACGTTAATGGCCGCTGCGAGCTTCAGGGCTCGCAGTCGCTACGTAATTTCTAAGCCTGGTATCCGGAAGCCTTTATGAAGCAGTTACTCGATTTCCTTCCACTCGTGGTCTTTTTCATCTTCTATAAGCTGTACGATATTTTTGTCGCCTCAGGCGCCTTAATCGCCGCTACCGCGCTGACCTTAGTCATCAGTTGGGTGCTGTATCGCAAGCTGGAAAAAATGACCATTATCACTTTCGTGCTGGTTGCCGTGTTTGGCACCCTGACGCTGGTGTTCCATAACGATGAGTTCATCAAGTGGAAAGTGACCGTGATCTACACGTTATTTGCCGTTGCGTTGCTGTTCAGCCAGTTCTGGATGAAGCAGCCGTTGATCCAGAGCATGTTGGGTAAAGAGCTGACCCTGCCGTCTTTCGCCTGGAAAAAACTGAATATTGCCTGGGCGATTTTCTTCTTCGCCTGCGGTCTGGCAAATATCTACGTGGCGTTTTGGTTATCTCAGGAGTTTTGGGTTAATTTTAAAGTGTTCGGTCTGACCGGACTCACCCTGCTCTTTACCGTCGTCAGCGGTCTGTATATTTATCGTCTGATGCCACAAGAAGAAAAATAATCACAGAGCCCGGCAATCGTCCGGGCTTTTTGCCCTTTTTTACTGAGAAGCCTGACAATGAATGATGACAACAACAGAGTGCCGCAGGGCGAGATGGTGCTGCGTACGCTAGCCATGCCTGCAGATACCAACGCCAATGGCGATATCTTTGGTGGCTGGCTGATGTCACAAATGGATATGGGTGGTGCGATCCTGGCGAAAGAGATTGCCGGTGGTCGCGTGGTGACCGTGCGGGCCGATGGCATGACCTTTCTGAAGCCGGTTGCCGTTGGCGATGTGGTGAGCTGTCACGCACGTTGCATCCGCACCGGCACCAGCTCGATCACCATCAATATCGAAGTGTGGATCAAGAAAGTCTCTTCTGAACCCATTGGTCAGCGCTACTGCACCACGGAAGCGGTATTTGTCTATGTTGCCGTTGATGGTGCCGGGAAATCGCGTCCGCTGCCTGAAGGGAAAAGCAACTTCAGCTACGTCGAACAGGGTTAAGGTTGTCGGGTTTACCTGTTGATCGGACAACAAAAAGGCGGGTCTCCCCGCCTTTTTCTATTCGATGCTGCTGCCGCCGTTAATCTTGAACACGATATTCATGGTCATGTCTTTGCCCGGCTTATTGGCTTCATAACGCCATTTCTTCATCGCCTGCTTCACTTCACGCTCAAACATATTGCGCGGCTCAGCCGACAGAATGCGAATGTTACCCACCTCACCAGAACTGTCTACGTCGAACTGCACACGCACCCGGCCTTCCATCCGCAGTGCAAAGGCACGTGCGGGATAGGCAGGCTTGCCAACGCTCAGGGCCTTAGGTCCGGTAGAAACCGCTGTGGATGGCGCTGGCGACGTTTTCGGCGCGGTTGAAGGCTTAGGCGCCACCGCCGTCTTCTCGTTGTTGAACGGCGAAGCCTGACGCGGTTCAGTGTGCGGCTTAACCTCTTTCTTCGGTTTTACCACTTCCTTCTTCACCGGTTTAGGCTTGGGCTTCGGCACCGGTTTAGGGATTGGCACCGGCTCAGGCTTCGGCGGTTCTGGTGCAGGTTCAGGCACCGGTTCTGGCTCGGGCTCTGCGACTGGCTCGGGCGCAGGTTGCGGTGCAGGCTGAGGTTCCGGCTGCACTTCAGGTGCGACCATGGAGACGCTAATCGGCTGAGACGCTTTGGGCACTTCAACAACCTGGTGAAAAGAAGCATAAAGGATCCCCCCAATCACCGCGGCATGCAGTCCTAATGAGAACAGCGTCGGCAGTGAAATACGGCGGGGTAAAGAATGTTCTGCAAGCGTCGTCATAATATTTCTGCTGTTAGTGTTGAAGCGCAATTGTAAATGCAAATAGCAATCAGTTTCAACAACCTCTCGGCTTTACCGCGGCGATTTAACAAGAAAAACGCACTGAGCTGCGCCTAATCAAGCCAGAGTGCGCTTTAGTTTGCAGATTGGTTAACGATCACTTAACGTGAGTGCCGACGATATTGACCTGACAGGAGTTGTAAACGTGCTCTATGTAATTTACGCGGAAGACAATGCTGATTCTCTCGAGAAGCGTACCGCTGTACGTCCTGCTCACCTTGCGCGTCTGCAACTATTGCAGGATGAAGGTCGGCTGATTGTGGCTGGCCCAATGCCAGTGGTGGACAGTAACGAGCCAGGCAAAGCGGGCTTTAGCGGCTCAACGGTTATTGCTGAGTTCCCGTCACTGGAAGAGGCGCAGTCCTGGGCGCAGGATGACCCTTATATCGCCGCAGGCGTGTATAAGCAGGTTGCGGTGAAGCCTTTCAAACGCGTGTTCTGATTACGCGGATAAATTATGATATTCAATCGGTTGTGATGATTGAATAGAGCCAGAAAATCCAATCGGTACACATCTAAGTACCCACCGTTTTTCTGGCTCATCATTTCATATTCACGTTTATATCGTCAGCCGGCGCATCAGTGACGGGCAATGAAAGGGCTGATAATTGACCTATGAATAGGGCTGCGGTGGGTTAGCGGGTTCGATGGCATATTGGGGAGAGCAGACGGAATGGGCGCTCTTGCCGGGGGCTAAACGTGGTGGAGTCGCATTTGCATTTCTACGGTTTCAACAACCTGGTGCCTTCATTCATTCACCCTCTCCACTTGTCGGAGTTGCGTATGAAGTTTGTCCTGGCCACTGAGGGGCATTAAACGCCGGCTGAAAATGCCCGCACGCATAATATTTCTCCCTTCCGTTGTTAGAAGTCCTGACTCACACTTCACGTACCAGGCGGGAGCGACCTCACCACTGATATCGCTTTTACTTGGGCCTAAAAAATTGATCAGTTCGACAATTTTACCTATGTTTTCTGAAACATTGGCGGAAATGATCATCGCCAACCCTCCGGGCTGCATCTTACTCATCAAACTCTCCACATCCCCAGGAACTTCTGTTTCGAAAAAATGCCGCAGCCATTATACGGGCCATTTTGATGATGAGAATAGGTATCATTACTTACATAATTAATGCCTGTGATCATGCCCTGATCCCTATCGATTTTTTCCCCTCTCTTGCTTACGTTCGGCTCTTATTGCGTAAAACGAATCAAGCTCTTTATGGGAGGTGGCCTAATTAACGTGGAGGGGTTATCACAGATGTAAAAATAAAAATGACATCGCAGAGCTGATTTGAGGGTTCTGCTCAGCGATGGTCGGCACGCATTATCTGTTCTGCATTATGAGACAGGCAATAAAGAGTAACTCACTGTCATTATGGATTTGCAGAAGATGCAGAGTGCGCCGTGGGGATTCTTGCTGGTGACATTGTGCATGGAGAAACGAAACTGGCTGCCGCAACATGATGGGCATTGGTATTTTAACTTAGAGATAGAAACCTACTTTTTTTGCTTAAGAGACAACACCCTAACATCAAAACACGTTCTCGTCACCCCTTGTCACCGAGTTGAAGCCGACAAACGCCTATTTAATGACGCGCCTGGTGTTTGCCGGGTACATTACCTGGAAAGCGATCGTCCCGGCAAATTATTTCAAGGGATCTGGGTAATGAAAAGAATAGACCGGCGTTGTTGCTGGCTCACCTGGTGGCGGATGAGATGCATCCGGCCATATCTGCGGGATTGCCCTTCCAGCCAGCGTGCTCTGCGCCGCTGAATCTGCCGTGACATGCGCCAGCGTGCAACTTCATTTCTACTCCGTCTCATCTTGCCCTCTTCACTTGAAAAACTCGCGCCGCATTATAGACCTTTCTTAATGCCCGCCAGGTCCGATGACTTTAAAAAGGAAAAGGTTTCGCCTGCTGTCATCAACACGTAAACTCCCTCTATTCAAGCGTGAACAGGACTTCCACTTACATGACGACATTTTATTCAGTACTCAGCTGGCTGCTGGTATTTGGCTACTGGCTGCTGATCGCCGGGGTTACGCTACGTATCCTGATGAAGCGCCGCGCCGTACCGTCTGCCATGGCCTGGCTACTGATTATTTATATTCTGCCGCTTGTAGGGATCATCGCCTATCTGTCGTTCGGTGAGCTGCATCTGGGTAAACGCCGCGCCGAGCGCGCCCGCACCATGTGGCCGTCAACCGCCCGGTGGCTGAATGATTTAAAGTCCTGTCACCACATCTTCTCGCATGAAAACAGCGATGTGGCGCGTTCCCTGTTCCAGCTGTGTGAAAATCGTCAGGGCATTGCCGGCGTGAAAGGCAATCAGCTGCAGCTGCTCACGTCTACCGATGAAACGCTTAAGGCGTTAGTGCGTGATATCCAGTTGGCACGCCATAATATCGAGATGGTGTTCTATATCTGGCAGCCAGGCGGCTTGGCCGATGAGGTTGCAGAATGCCTGATGGCCGCAGCGCGTCGTGGCGTGCATTGCCGACTGATGCTGGATTCAGCCGGTAGCGTGCAGTTCTTCCGTAGCCCGTGGGCGGCAATGATGCGCAATGCCGGTGTGGATGTGGTGGAGTCACTTAAGGTCAGCCTGTGGCGCGTGTTTTTACGCCGCATGGATCTGCGTCAGCACCGCAAAATCGTGCTAATTGATAATTACATCGCGTATACCGGCAGTATGAACCTGGTCGATCCGCGTTACTTTAAGCAGGATGCCGGCGTAGGTCAGTGGATCGATTTGATGGCCCGTATGGAAGGTCCCGTTGCCACCGCCATGGGCATCATCTACTCCTGTGACTGGGAGATTGAGACCGGTAAACGCATATTGCCGCCACCGCCCGACGGCAACATCATGCCGTTTGAAGAGGAAAGCGGTCATACCATCCAGGTGATCGCTTCCGGGCCCGGCTTCCCGGAAGACCTGATCCATCAGGCATTGCTCACCGCGGTGTATGCCGCCCGTGAGCAGCTGATTATGACCACGCCCTACTTTGTACCCAGCGATGATTTGCTGCATGCCATCTGCACCGCCGCTCTGCGCGGCGTCGACGTCAGCATTATTGTGCCGCGCCATAACGATTCAATGCTGGTTGGCTGGGCGAGCCGGGCCTTTTTTGCCGAGCTGCTGGCCGCCGGCGTGAAGATTTACCAGTTTGAAGACGGTCTGCTGCATACCAAGAGCGTGCTGGTCGATGGTCAGCTCAGTCTGGTGGGCACGGTGAATCTCGATATGCGCAGCCTGTGGCTGAATTTTGAAATCACTATGGTGATTGACGATGATGGTTTTGGTGGCGATCTGGCCCGCGTACAGGACGATTATATCGCCCGATCGCGGCTGGTTGATGGCCAGCGTTGGTCAAGACGTGCCTACTGGCAGCGTATTGTTGAACGACTGTTTTACTTCTTTAGTCCGTTGCTGTAAAACGAGCGGAATTGCACAGCGCCCGCAGGGGCATTATGGGAAATGTTATGGATTTAAATAACCGCCTTACCGAAGATGAAACCCTTGAACAGGCCTACGATATTTTCCTGGAGCTGGCGGGTGATAATCTTGATCCAGCCGATATCATTTTGTTCAATCTTCAGTTTGAAGAGCGTGGCGGCGCCGAACTCTTCGATCCTTCAGAAGACTGGTCTGAGCATGTGGATTATGATCTGAACCCGGACTTCTTCTGTGAAGTGGTGATTGGTCTGGGCGATGCTGATGGCGAGCCGATCAATGATGTCTTTGCCCGCGTGCTGCTGTGCCGTGAGAAAGACAACAAGCTGTGCCATATCCTGTGGCGTGAATAATTTTTTCAGCGCAGAGAGTTAAAAGGCCGGGCAAATTGCCCGGCCTTTTTCGTTTGGCTTACA carries:
- the trpB gene encoding tryptophan synthase subunit beta translates to MTLLNPYFGEFGGMYVPQILMPALNQLEEAFVSAQRDPEFQAEFTDLLKNYAGRPTALTLCKNLTAGTKTRLYLKREDLLHGGAHKTNQVLGQALLAKRMGKTEIIAETGAGQHGVASALASALLGLKCRIYMGAKDIERQSPNVFRMRLMGAEVIPVHSGSSTLKDACNEALRDWSGSYDTAHYMLGTAAGPHPFPTIVREFQRMIGEETKAQILDREGRLPDAVIACVGGGSNAIGMFADFIDDASVGLIGVEPAGHGIESGEHGAPLKHGRVGIYFGMKSPMMQTEDGQIEESYSISAGLDFPSVGPQHAYLNSIGRAEYVSITDDEAMDAFKILCRSEGIIPALESSHALAHALKMMRDAPEKEQLLVVNLSGRGDKDIFTVHDILTAKGEI
- the trpCF gene encoding bifunctional indole-3-glycerol-phosphate synthase TrpC/phosphoribosylanthranilate isomerase TrpF; protein product: MQETVLNKIVQDKAVWLSERQQQQPLSSFQNDVKPSTRSFYHALQGARTVFILECKKASPSKGLIREDFDPATIAGIYKHYASAVSVLTDEKYFQGSFDFLPIVSAAITQPVLCKDFMIDPYQVYLARFYQADAILLMLSVLNDDQYRQLAAVAHSLNMGVLTEVISDEELERATALGAKVIGINNRDLRDLSIDLDRTRRLAPKVAHGVTVISESGINRYSQVRDLSHFANGFLIGSALMSEDDLSAAIRRVMLGDNKVCGLTREEDARSAHEAGAIYGGLIFAEGSPRQVDVEQARLVMAGAPLKYVGVFRNNTVSDIVTYANALNLQAVQLHGDEDQTFVAALRAELPETVKIWKAFSIKESLPARDWPHIDRYVLDNGNGGSGKRFDWSLLQGESLNNVLLAGGLGADNCVEAAQLGCAGLDFNSGVESAPGIKDASKIASVFHTLKAY
- a CDS encoding YciC family protein, which gives rise to MSFTAGSLYRDTGNFFRHQLVTIILMALLTSFITVLIGHALTPGADQLSILTDGDNGSGMSLIEMVQNMSPDQQRVLLKASAAGTFASLVGNTLLLGGMLSLLPMVSAGQRVSALRAIGASAPTLPRLLLLVFLMTLIIQLGFMALVVPGLILAVVLSLAPVILSTEKVGIFAAMRTSTRLVWSQMKVVAPAIAVWLLAKVVVLFLASSLTILPANVASVVLNALSNLVSAILIIYLYRLYMLLR
- the yciA gene encoding acyl-CoA thioester hydrolase YciA produces the protein MNDDNNRVPQGEMVLRTLAMPADTNANGDIFGGWLMSQMDMGGAILAKEIAGGRVVTVRADGMTFLKPVAVGDVVSCHARCIRTGTSSITINIEVWIKKVSSEPIGQRYCTTEAVFVYVAVDGAGKSRPLPEGKSNFSYVEQG
- a CDS encoding septation protein A, yielding MKQLLDFLPLVVFFIFYKLYDIFVASGALIAATALTLVISWVLYRKLEKMTIITFVLVAVFGTLTLVFHNDEFIKWKVTVIYTLFAVALLFSQFWMKQPLIQSMLGKELTLPSFAWKKLNIAWAIFFFACGLANIYVAFWLSQEFWVNFKVFGLTGLTLLFTVVSGLYIYRLMPQEEK
- the trpA gene encoding tryptophan synthase subunit alpha, with the protein product MERYDLLFKRLAEKKEGAFVPFVTLGDPTPELSLQIIDALVEGGADALELGIPFSDPLADGPTIQGAALRAFAAGVTPSQCFEMLKTIRQKYPEIPIGLLMYANLVFSNGIDNFYARCEEVGVDSVLVADVPIEESAPFRQSAMRHNVAPIFICPPNASDDLLREIASHGRGYTYLLSRAGVTGTESRGVSHSLQHLVDKLHEYHAAPPIQGFGISEPGQVTEALQAGAAGAISGSAVVKIIEKNHANPPVMLAELKAFVSSLKAATR
- a CDS encoding BON domain-containing protein, which translates into the protein MKLFKVLTGMVIAAVVAITVSACAPTPTKEGTGGYLDDTVITTKVKSELLNAKDLKSTEINVETFKGRVQLSGFVSSSAAANRAVQVTRTVKGVTAVTNNMQIK
- the ompW gene encoding outer membrane protein OmpW; this translates as MKVKALVLAVVALLPVAASAHQAGDFFMRAGSATVRPTGGSDNVLGLGEFDVSNNTQLGLTFTYMATDNIGIELLGATPFRHKVGLGATGTLATVHQLPPTLMAQWYFMGNTSKVQPYMGIGVNYTMFYDNDFNQTGRDAGLSNLSVKNSWGLAGQVGLDYQLTPDWMLNASVWYMDIDTKVGFDSPAGHQSIDTRINPVVFFFGAGYRF